One genomic region from Argentina anserina chromosome 2, drPotAnse1.1, whole genome shotgun sequence encodes:
- the LOC126782845 gene encoding phenylalanine--tRNA ligase alpha subunit, cytoplasmic, with protein sequence MADSDQKRATAEEAVLRYLENHEEIADSLLFSADVKLNHDDIANAIKSLTGHKYVDSREVTKETWLLTEEGKTYAVQGSPEMQLFLSIPLEGITKDELQKKFDPSSFKIACAQAAKNRWVDFGKQLVTRKIQHVDNDKVQTLLLQIQDAKDLCQDDIKALTKRKLITLHVKKGFSVIKGLNYAPERKKVATDLTRDMLQSGDWNNMEFKDFNLKAKGAPTERGCLHPLLKVRKQLKDIFLQMGFAEMPTNNYVESSFWNFDALFQPQQHPARDSHDTFFLKVPSTTKELPEDYVERVKRIHESGGHQSRGYGYDWKREEADKNLLRTHTTAVSSRMLYSLAQDCAEKPFTPRKYFSIDRVFRNEAVDRTHLAEFHQIEGLICDRGLTLGDLIGVLKDFFSRLGMSDLKFKPAYNPYTEPSMEIFGYHKGFGKYVEIGNSGMFRPEMLLPMGLPEDVTVIAWGLSLERPTMILYGIDNIRDLFGHKVDLGLMKKNPLCRIGL encoded by the exons ATGGCGGATTCAGACCAGAAAAGAGCGACGGCGGAGGAGGCGGTGCTCCGGTACTTGGAGAACCACGAAGAAATTGCCGACTCGCTGCTCTTTTCTGCCGACGTCAAGCTCAACCACGACGACATCGCCAACGCGATTAAGAGTCTCACCGGTCACAAATACGTTGACTCTCGG GAGGTTACAAAAGAGACGTGGTTGCTCACTGAGGAAGGAAAGACTTATGCGGTTCAGGGATCACCAGAAATGCAGCTCTTCCTGTCCATACCACTGGAGGGGATTACAAAAGACGAATTGCAG AAAAAGTTTGATCCATCAAGTTTCAAGATAGCTTGCGCGCAGGCCGCAAAGAATAGATGGGTAGACTTCGGAAAGCAACTTGTGACCAGGAAGATCCAGCATGTGGACAATGACAAGGTCCAAACTTTGCTTCTCCAGATACAAGACGCTAAGGACTTATGCCAAGATGACATCAAGGCTCTCACAAAAAGAAAGCTGATTACTTTACATGTGAAGAAGGGCTTCTCAGTGATAAAAGGTCTCAACTATGCTCCTGAGAGAAAGAAGGTTGCTACCGATTTGACTCGGGATATGCTGCAGAGTGGAGATTGGAACAATATGGAGTTCAAAGACTTTAACTTGAAGGCTAAAGGTGCACCTACTGAACGTGGTTGTCTTCATCCACTGCTCAAG GTACGGAAGCAATTGAAGGATATTTTCCTACAAATGGGGTTTGCCGAGATGCCCACTAATAACTATGTCGAGAGCAGTTTCTGGAATTTTGATGCACTTTTCCAGCCTCAACAACATCCTGCTCGTGATTCACATGATACATTCTTCCTTAAAGTTCCTTCAACTACCAAGGAACTCCCTGAAGATTATGTTGAGAGGGTGAAGCGTATTCATGAGTCCGGTGGTCATCAGTCCAGGGG TTATGGGTATGATTGGAAAAGAGAGGAAGCTGATAAGAATCTTCTGCGAACTCACACAACAGCCGTTTCCTCCAGGATGCTCTACTCGCTAGCCCAg GATTGTGCAGAGAAACCTTTCACTCCCAGGAAGTACTTTTCGATAGATCGCGTTTTCAGAAATGAAGCAGTAGATCGAACACATCTGGCAGAGTTCCACCAAATAGAAG GTTTGATATGTGATCGAGGCCTCACTCTGGGTGACCTGATAGGAGTGCTCAAAGACTTCTTCTCACGGCTGG gcATGTCTGATCTGAAGTTCAAGCCAGCTTACAATCCTTATACTGAGCCTAGCATGGAGATTTTCGG TTACCATAAAGGCTTTGGCAAGTATGTGGAGATCGGAAATTCTGGTATGTTCAGACCTGAGATGTTGCTTCCTATGGGGCTCCCAGAAGATGTCACTGTTATTGCTTGGGGCCTCTCCCTGGAAAG ACCGACCATGATACTCTACGGCATTGACAACATTCGAGATCTTTTTGGGCACAAG GTTGATCTAGGTCTCATGAAGAAAAACCCACTATGTCGGATTGGATTGTAA
- the LOC126782475 gene encoding BTB/POZ domain-containing protein At1g63850-like: MKTPESPSQSSNRPNPNPLPSDKLVTGATSKKRLRAAALATSSCASIIIDSPNSHTDLIKPDPIPHDPSLPSFNHPASADVIIRLSLDPASDHSPDDVVLYLHAACLRRCKYFAALLSDRWQHHHENDAVSAAAAPYRINLEVPPAPGAMEARISVLRLLYSDDFASEINTASAAIEILPVALELLFEDCVRRCVRLLEAVPWTEEEESRVLALVPLLSEEESKDLIARVSGTNNSGEEMLYGLITSVIHNQNMAYVKAFVAKLLREFSSRSSAERVLERAFQGTFKVVKESMEDYTSPGVRGDHNETEAIQRLNLHTAMTNGRHLLWLVERMIELRVADAAVREWSEQPAFTADLQRAFRDDAWRNIVPGLPGVLLRCTAKLASAMASGTILVAAQVRKKLVNDWLPVLIVCKDNISPLTPNNRPLYLDLEETFLKIISTLPMLDAQELLQQCLGFSTRNYDDCPHLVMAFNTWFRRAARPSQGI; encoded by the exons ATGAAGACTCCCGAGTCGCCTTCCCAATCGTCGAATCGCCCCAATCCCAATCCACTCCCATCCGATAAACTCGTCACCGGAGCCACCTCCAAGAAGCGCCTACGCGCCGCCGCACTCGCCACCTCCTCCTGCGCTTCCATCATCATCGACTCTCCCAACTCCCACACCGACCTCATCAAACCTGACCCCATCCCCCACGACCCTTCCCTCCCTTCCTTCAACCACCCCGCCTCCGCTGACGTCATCATCCGCCTCTCCCTCGACCCCGCCTCCGACCACTCCCCGGACGACGTCGTCCTCTACCTCCACGCCGCCTGCCTCCGCCGCTGCAAATACTTCGCCGCGCTCTTATCCGACCGCTGGCAGCACCACCACGAAAACGACGCCGTATCCGCCGCCGCCGCGCCGTATCGGATCAATCTCGAGGTCCCGCCGGCGCCGGGAGCCATGGAGGCCCGAATTTCCGTGCTGCGGCTTCTCTACTCCGACGACTTCGCCTCCGAGATCAACACCGCGTCGGCGGCGATCGAGATCCTTCCGGTGGCTCTGGAGCTTCTCTTCGAGGACTGCGTCCGGCGCTGCGTCCGGCTCCTGGAGGCGGTGCCGTGgacggaggaggaagagagccGCGTCCTCGCCTTGGTGCCTCTTCTGAGTGAAGAAGAATCCAAAGACCTCATAGCTAGGGTTTCAGGGACTAACAACTCCGGCGAGGAAATGCTCTACGGCTTAATCACCTCCGTGATTCACAATCAGAACATGGCGTATGTGAAGGCGTTCGTGGCCAAGCTGCTCCGGGAATTCTCCTCCCGGAGCTCGGCGGAGCGCGTGCTGGAGAGGGCCTTTCAGGGGACCTTCAAGGTGGTGAAGGAGTCGATGGAGGACTACACAAGCCCCGGAGTGAGGGGAGACCACAACGAGACCGAGGCGATACAGAGGCTGAACTTGCATACGGCTATGACCAATGGGAGGCACCTGTTGTGGCTGGTGGAGAGGATGATTGAGCTCAGGGTGGCCGACGCTGCCGTGAGGGAGTGGAGCGAGCAGCCGGCTTTTACTGCGGATTTGCAGAGGGCGTTTAGGGATGATGCGTGGAGGAATATTGTGCCTGGCCTTCCTGGTGTGTTGCTACGCTGCACTGCGAAGCTTGCGAGTGCGATGGCTTCCGGTACCATTTTGGTTGCTGCCCAG GTCCGGAAGAAGCTTGTAAATGATTGGCTTCCAGTTCTGATTGTTTGCAAAGACAATATATCACCTCTGACGCCAAATAACAGACCCTTATACCTGGACCTGGAAGAGACATTCCTCAAAATCATCTCTACACTGCCAATGTTGGATGCACAAGAGTTGTTGCAGCAGTGTCTTGGCTTCTCAACCCGGAACTATGATGATTGCCCTCATTTGGTCATGGCCTTCAATACCTGGTTCCGCCGTGCTGCTCGACCCTCTCAAGGAATCTAG
- the LOC126783177 gene encoding protein NONRESPONDING TO OXYLIPINS 2, mitochondrial isoform X3 — protein MASLCRSALMAQRSRALTQGALNALNPKPISSSSSAFASSTKPMMSSATRFVSVLGSLETMMPLHSVVASARLKSNIAFDSTCWSCLSQGFSMPS, from the exons atggCGTCGTTGTGCAGATCAGCTCTGATGGCCCAACGCTCGAGAGCCCTAACGCAGGGCGCACTCAACgccttaaaccctaaacccattTCCTCTTCTTCGTCGGCCTTTGCCTCCTCCACCAAACCCATGATGTCCAGCGCCACAAG GTTTGTTTCAGTGTTGGGAAGCTTGGAAACAATGATGCCGCTGCACAGTGTGGTTGCTTCTGCGAGGCTCAAGTCCAACATTGCTTTCGACTCCACCTGCTGGAGTTGCCTCTCTCAGG GATTTTCAATGCCTTCATGA
- the LOC126783177 gene encoding protein NONRESPONDING TO OXYLIPINS 2, mitochondrial isoform X2, with the protein MASLCRSALMAQRSRALTQGALNALNPKPISSSSSAFASSTKPMMSSATRFVSVLGSLETMMPLHSVVASARLKSNIAFDSTCWSCLSQGLASPL; encoded by the exons atggCGTCGTTGTGCAGATCAGCTCTGATGGCCCAACGCTCGAGAGCCCTAACGCAGGGCGCACTCAACgccttaaaccctaaacccattTCCTCTTCTTCGTCGGCCTTTGCCTCCTCCACCAAACCCATGATGTCCAGCGCCACAAG GTTTGTTTCAGTGTTGGGAAGCTTGGAAACAATGATGCCGCTGCACAGTGTGGTTGCTTCTGCGAGGCTCAAGTCCAACATTGCTTTCGACTCCACCTGCTGGAGTTGCCTCTCTCAGG GTCTTGCATCACCATTGTGA
- the LOC126782469 gene encoding uncharacterized protein At1g01500-like has protein sequence MENSYETSNGHTHISNGGAPISNGYAPISYGHGPTSNGHVPTGNGHMVGRQSTYLSKMSLPWLDVRVFYVRISKCEIEDSAPEFLTVNHIPLDADTLLEVNGVRTSMYLDGATTLLRRDRLDKKSEEATFVSTDSIRMTGSVKFEVFSKDVIVLSGVLELCDSNGFTAETDHHSPRWSMNCETNIIASTGFFKAKQFTGSESATSSIEVYIAGSFLGTPTILTKNLLLPWKKHMRKGLLDSIPEYEATEDQNNNPDSFAFQEPEYLDLKSEHGENNLYYPGTYWEGEDGELSWFNAGVRVGVGISLGICVGVGIGVGLLVQTYQGTRQSFRRRLL, from the exons ATGGAGAATTCCTATGAGACATCAAACGGCCACACGCATATCTCAAATGGCGGCGCACCTATCTCAAACGGCTATGCACCTATTTCATATGGCCATGGACCTACTTCAAATGGTCATGTGCCAACTGGTAATGGCCACATGGTTGGGAGACAATCCACCTACCTATCCAAGATGTCACTACCTTGGCTTGATGTAAGAGTTTTCTATGTTAGGATTAGCAAATGTGAGATTGAAGATTCAGCTCCAGAATTCCTCACGGTAAATCACATTCCATTGGATGCTGACACCCTTCTTGAAGTCAATGGTGTCAGAACTAGCATGTATTTAGATGGTGCAACAACTCTTCTTCGAAGGGATAGGTTAGATAAGAAGTCAGAGGAAGCCACATTTGTGAGCACTGATAGTATAAGGATGACTGGCAGTGTGAAGTTTGAGGTTTTCAGCAAGGATGTTATCGTTCTGTCTGGGGTTTTAGAATTGTGTGACAGTAATGGTTTCACTGCGGAAACAGATCATCATAGTCCGAGATGGAGCATGAATTGTGAAACAAATATAATTGCAAGCACTGGCTTCTTTAAAGCAAAGCAGTTTACAGGTTCTGAGTCTGCAACATCTTCAATTGAAGTATATATCGCAGGATCCTTCTTGGGGACTCCAACTATCTTAACCAAGAATTTACTACTACCATGGAAGAAGCATATGAGGAAAGGGTTATTGGATTCCATACCAGAGTATGAGGCAACTGAAGACCAGAACAATAATCCTGATAGTTTTGCTTTCCAG GAGCCTGAATACTTGGACCTGAAATCAGAACATGGAGAAAACAACTTGTACTACCCTGGGACATATTGGGAAGGTGAAGATGGAGAGCTTTCATGGTTCAATGCTGGTGTGAGAGTCGGTGTTGGGATCAGCTTGGGCATATGCGTGGGGGTTGGCATCGGAGTAGGATTGCTTGTTCAAACTTACCAAGGCACCAGGCAAAGTTTTAGAAGGCGGCTACTATAA
- the LOC126783177 gene encoding protein NONRESPONDING TO OXYLIPINS 2, mitochondrial isoform X1 gives MASLCRSALMAQRSRALTQGALNALNPKPISSSSSAFASSTKPMMSSATRFVSVLGSLETMMPLHSVVASARLKSNIAFDSTCWSCLSQGLIHPS, from the exons atggCGTCGTTGTGCAGATCAGCTCTGATGGCCCAACGCTCGAGAGCCCTAACGCAGGGCGCACTCAACgccttaaaccctaaacccattTCCTCTTCTTCGTCGGCCTTTGCCTCCTCCACCAAACCCATGATGTCCAGCGCCACAAG GTTTGTTTCAGTGTTGGGAAGCTTGGAAACAATGATGCCGCTGCACAGTGTGGTTGCTTCTGCGAGGCTCAAGTCCAACATTGCTTTCGACTCCACCTGCTGGAGTTGCCTCTCTCAGG GGCTTATTCATCCCAGCTGA